CAGGGTGCCCTTTTTACAGCGTCATCGGAAAAAGGGACATCCCTGTTTTTCGCGGGAGCCGGCGCAGGATGCTTATTCCGCCTGTGGCGCTAGTTGATTTTCGTGACCTTGGCGCTGGCGGAGCCCCTGTGGAAGCGGATGCCGAGGGAATCGCCCTTCTTGAGCTTTGCGGCATCGCGGACTGCCAAGCCGTCGGGGCCCTGCACAACCGCGTAGCCCTTGGCGAGCACGCCCAGCGGCGAGAGGTGGTCGAGGTTCGAGGCCAGCTTCGCCAGGTGCTGATCGAGCCAGCGGACCTTGACGCCGAGGGAGTTTATCAGCCGCTCGCGAAGGCCGTCGATGCGCTGGATGAGATCGGGGAAGCGGCGGGTGGGGTCGGCGAGCCTCCCCTCGGCCCTCTTGAGCTCGAGGTGCTTTCTCTCGAGGAACCTCGTGAGCCCCTGCTCGAGCCTGGCGCGCAGGTCGCGGACCGCGGCGAGGAGCTCAGAGCGCACCGGGACCGCGAGCTCGGCCGCGGCGGAAGGGGTGGCCGCGCGCAGGTCGGCGACGAAGTCGGCGATCGTGTAATCTATCTCGTGGCCGACCGCGGAGATCACCGGGACCTTCGAGGCAGCGATCGCTCGCGCCACTATCTCCTCGTTGAAGCACCACAGATCCTCGATCGAGCCGCCGCCGCGGCCCACGATCAGCACGTCGAGCCCGCCCATGCGGTTCAAATTCTCGATCGCGGCCGCGATCTCGGCCGCCGCGCCCTCACCCTGCACGCGCGCAGGGTGCAGGAGTATCCCGACGCCGGGGTGGCGCCGCGTGAGCACGTGGATGAGGTCGCGGATCGCAGCGCCGGCAGGCGCGGTGACGATGCCGATGCGGCGCGGCAGGTACGGTATCGGCCGCTTGCGGGCCGCGTCGAAGAGCCCCTCGGCCGCGAGACTCTTCTTGAGCTGCTCGAAGGCGAGCTTGAGCGCGCCCAGCCCCTCCGGCTCGCAGTGCTCGGGGTCGACGATGAGCGAGTAATTCCCCTTCGGCGCATAGACGTT
This genomic stretch from Pseudomonadota bacterium harbors:
- the xseA gene encoding exodeoxyribonuclease VII large subunit; amino-acid sequence: MIVDSYDSGTRNSALGTREQRVDIPPVSSESRIPGPDSRFPNSDLPHIHTISELTELIKGRLEREFAEVWVTGEVTDFKGRKGPHLYFTLKDERSQIRAIIWGAGGRLPFEIEDGQKLVCRGSLNVYAPKGNYSLIVDPEHCEPEGLGALKLAFEQLKKSLAAEGLFDAARKRPIPYLPRRIGIVTAPAGAAIRDLIHVLTRRHPGVGILLHPARVQGEGAAAEIAAAIENLNRMGGLDVLIVGRGGGSIEDLWCFNEEIVARAIAASKVPVISAVGHEIDYTIADFVADLRAATPSAAAELAVPVRSELLAAVRDLRARLEQGLTRFLERKHLELKRAEGRLADPTRRFPDLIQRIDGLRERLINSLGVKVRWLDQHLAKLASNLDHLSPLGVLAKGYAVVQGPDGLAVRDAAKLKKGDSLGIRFHRGSASAKVTKIN